The Argiope bruennichi chromosome 9, qqArgBrue1.1, whole genome shotgun sequence genome contains a region encoding:
- the LOC129983695 gene encoding serine/threonine-protein phosphatase 2A 56 kDa regulatory subunit gamma isoform-like encodes MPNKSEKEKFSTVATAGDTKNANVPPPTQLTKIKYTGPPYVKKDKRQTSSRFNISKNRELQKLPLLKDAQPNEWEDLFIQKLRQCCVLFDFATDPLSDLKYKEVKRAALNEMLDYIFTQRGVITEAIYPEIVHMFSCNVFRTLPPSSNPSGAEFDPEEDEPTLEAAWPHLQLVYEFFLRFLESPDFQPNIVKRYIDQKFVLQLLELFDSEDPRERDFLKTTLHRIYGKFLGLRAYIRKQINNIFYRFIYETEHHNGIAELLEILGSIINGFALPLKEEHKVFLLKVLMPLHKVKSLSVYHPQLAYCVVQFLEKDPSLTEPVVNSLLKFWPKMHSPKEVMFLNELEEILDVIEPAEFTKVMVPLFRQLAKCVSSPHFQVAERALYYWNNEYIMSLINDNATVLLPIMFPALYRNSKSHWNKTIHGLIYNALKLFMEMNQKLFDECVQNYKLERHSEKQKVKEREETWQKIENLALKNPKFKEIAPLNPNLANNLSESAVPDLPTPVDEEFLMNYEKIEYESKDAKKPFPKEKTLLRRKSELPHDTLTLKALNDHKRVDEFLTPAPSESI; translated from the exons ATGCCgaataaatcagaaaaagaaaag TTCTCCACGGTCGCAACTGCTGGTGATACTAAGAACGCTAATGTACCTCCACCTAcacaattaacaaaaattaaatatactggTCCTCCATACGTAAAAAAAGACAAGCGCCAAACTTCTTCTAGGTTCAACATCTCAAAAAACAGAGAGCTGCAGAAGTTACCTCTCCTCAAag ATGCCCAACCAAATGAATGGGAAGATCTTTTCATTCAGAAACTACGGCAATGCTGTGTTTTATTTGACTTTGCTACGGATCCCCTCAGTGACTTGAAATATAAAGAAGTCAAGAGGGCTGCATTAAACGAAATGTTAGACTATATATTTACGCAGCGAGGAGTGATAACTGAAGCAATTTATCCAGAGATAGTGCACATG TTTAGTTGCAATGTATTTCGTACACTTCCACCATCGTCTAATCCGAGTGGTGCAGAGTTTGATCCTGAAGAAGATGAACCCACTTTGGAAGCTGCCTGGCCTCATCTTCAg ttgGTGTATGAGTTTTTCTTGAGATTTCTTGAATCGCCAGATTTTCAGCCGAATATTGTGAAACGATATATTGATCAAAAGTTTGTACTACAA ttACTGGaattatttgatagtgaagatccAAGAGAAAGAGACTTCTTAAAAACAACTTTACATAGAATATATGGAAAATTTCTTGGACTACGTGCATACATAcgtaaacaaataaacaatattttttacag GTTTATATACGAAACGGAACATCACAATGGCATAGCTGAACTGCTTGAAATCTTAGGAAG TATTATCAATGGTTTTGCATTACCATTGAAAGAAGAGCACAAAGTATTTCTTCTAAAAGTCCTAATGCCTTTGCACAAGGTCAAGTCATTAAGTGTTTACCATCCCCAGTTAGCTTATTGTGTCGTTCAGTTTCTAGAAAAGGACCCTAGTTTAACTGAACCA GTTGTTAATAGCCTATTAAAATTCTGGCCAAAGATGCACAGTCCTAAAGAG gtAATGTTTTTAAACGAATTAGAAGAAATTCTCGATGTTATTGAACCAGCTGAATTTACAAAAGTGATGGTGCCACTGTTCCGACAACTTGCAAAATGTGTATCATCTCCCCATTTTCAg gTGGCAGAAAGAGCTCTGTATTACTGGAATAATGAGTACATCATGAGTCTCATTAATGATAACGCCACAGTGTTGTTGCCGATAATGTTCCCTGCACTCTACCGGAATTCCAAATCTCATTGGAATAA aaccATCCATGGATTGATCTACAATGCTTTGAAATTATTCATGGAAATGAATCAAAAGTTATTTGATGAGTGTGTACAAAATTACAAACTTGAAAGGCACAg tgAAAAGCAGAAGGTAAAGGAGCGAGAAGAAACAtggcaaaaaattgaaaatttagctCTAAAGAATcctaaa TTCAAAGAAATAGCACCATTAAATCCAAACCTTGCCAACAATCTGTCAGAATCTGCAGTTCCTGATCTGCCAACACCTGTTGATgaggaatttttaatgaattacgaaaaaatagaatatgaatcTAAGGAT